From the Pirellulales bacterium genome, one window contains:
- the mnmA gene encoding tRNA 2-thiouridine(34) synthase MnmA: MSRVVLAMSGGVDSSVAAHLLLEQGHDVLGVFMRHGVESPVACATPDASRGDSPAAQLPIVDRLDHKQGCCTAADAADARRVADRLGIPFYALNLDREFARIIDYFVAEYAAGRTPNPCVQCNNWIKFGKLFEYADAVGAEFVATGHYARLVRDPQLGAATLLRGRDAAKDQSYVLFGIRRELLPRMLLPVGEYDKPAIRSIAADLGFDVATKRDSQEICFVTSGRYDDFVRSYKQRHADKQDYPPSEPQRPARDALPPPPASGGEFVLTDGSVVGRHAGIESFTVGQRKGLGIALGEPKFVVRIEPDTQRVVLGDRVDLGRTRLTARDCNWLLDPAALPAHGLVQVRYNSPPAPAAINLDAAGRLHVEFPAPQHHVAPGQAVVCYADDRVLGGGWIE; encoded by the coding sequence ATGTCGCGCGTCGTCTTGGCCATGTCGGGGGGAGTCGATTCGAGCGTCGCCGCCCACTTGCTCCTCGAGCAGGGGCACGACGTGCTGGGGGTCTTCATGCGCCACGGCGTCGAGTCCCCCGTCGCCTGCGCAACCCCGGACGCCAGCCGCGGCGACTCGCCCGCGGCGCAACTCCCGATCGTCGACCGCCTCGACCACAAACAAGGTTGCTGCACCGCCGCCGACGCCGCTGACGCCCGTCGCGTCGCCGATCGCTTGGGCATCCCGTTTTACGCGCTCAACCTTGATCGCGAGTTCGCTCGAATCATCGACTACTTCGTCGCCGAGTACGCCGCCGGGCGGACCCCTAACCCGTGCGTCCAGTGCAACAACTGGATCAAGTTCGGCAAACTGTTCGAGTACGCCGACGCCGTCGGGGCCGAGTTCGTCGCCACGGGGCACTACGCGCGGCTGGTGCGCGACCCGCAATTGGGCGCAGCGACCCTGCTCCGCGGACGCGACGCCGCGAAGGATCAATCGTACGTCCTGTTCGGCATCCGCCGCGAGCTGCTCCCCCGGATGCTGCTCCCCGTGGGCGAGTACGACAAGCCCGCGATCCGCAGCATCGCCGCGGACCTGGGATTCGACGTCGCGACCAAGCGCGACAGCCAAGAAATCTGCTTCGTCACCTCGGGCCGCTACGACGATTTCGTCCGCAGTTACAAGCAGCGCCACGCCGACAAGCAAGACTACCCGCCGAGCGAGCCGCAGCGTCCCGCCCGCGACGCACTCCCGCCCCCCCCCGCCTCCGGCGGCGAATTCGTCCTCACCGACGGCTCCGTCGTCGGCCGGCACGCAGGCATCGAGAGCTTCACCGTCGGTCAGCGCAAAGGTCTGGGAATCGCCCTGGGCGAACCGAAGTTCGTCGTCCGCATCGAACCCGACACGCAGCGCGTCGTCCTGGGCGACCGCGTCGACCTCGGCCGCACGCGTCTCACGGCCCGCGACTGCAACTGGCTCCTCGACCCGGCCGCCCTCCCGGCGCACGGGCTGGTGCAAGTCCGCTACAACTCGCCCCCGGCCCCCGCCGCCATCAACCTCGACGCCGCCGGGCGCCTCCATGTCGAGTTCCCCGCCCCGCAACACCACGTCGCCCCGGGCCAAGCGGTCGTCTGCTACGCCGACGATCGCGTACTGGGGGGCGGCTGGATCGAGTGA
- a CDS encoding DUF1501 domain-containing protein codes for MFRDAALNAINRRAFLSGGGVALGSLALGSLLARDGVAGGGLTGGGGAGGGVPGLPGLPHFPPRVKRVIFLCMAGGPSQLETFDEKPALAKLSGQPMPASVTAGQPIAQLQGKELRALGPLCKFGRYGRNGQTISDFLPWQQRIADDICIIRSMVAEQINHDPAHTFMNTGTAISGRPSMGAWINYGLGCETSDLPGFVVMTSVGGRNPQPIASRQWSAGFLPSRFQGVEFNAAGAPVHYVDSPPGVPPHLQQGVVEAATALDRARLGVTGNPEIETRIAAYETAFRMQTSVPQLMDVSDEPQHVLDLYGATPGDGSFASNCLLARRLAERGVRFIHLYHRGWDHHDGIRKHMTTCCGLTDRATYALVADLKQRGMLDDTLVIWGGEFGRTPMSQGTTDPDAVGRDHHIAGFTMWIAGGGVRAGTTFGATDDLGYHAVQDPVPVRNLHATMLHLLGVDHRRFTYPFQGLDMKLTGVKEAEVVRGVLA; via the coding sequence GCTCACGGGGGGCGGCGGCGCGGGGGGCGGCGTGCCGGGGCTTCCCGGGTTGCCCCACTTTCCGCCGCGAGTGAAGCGGGTGATCTTTCTCTGCATGGCCGGCGGGCCGTCGCAGCTCGAGACGTTCGACGAAAAACCCGCACTGGCCAAGCTGTCGGGCCAGCCGATGCCCGCGTCGGTGACCGCCGGCCAGCCGATCGCCCAGTTGCAGGGGAAGGAGCTGCGCGCCCTGGGCCCGTTGTGCAAGTTCGGCCGGTACGGTCGCAACGGGCAGACGATCAGCGATTTTCTCCCCTGGCAGCAACGAATCGCCGACGACATCTGCATCATCCGCTCGATGGTCGCCGAGCAGATCAATCACGACCCGGCCCACACCTTCATGAACACCGGAACCGCGATCAGCGGCCGGCCGTCGATGGGCGCCTGGATCAATTACGGCCTGGGGTGCGAGACGAGCGATCTGCCCGGGTTCGTCGTCATGACGAGCGTCGGGGGGCGCAACCCCCAACCGATCGCCTCACGGCAGTGGTCGGCCGGGTTCCTGCCGAGTCGGTTCCAGGGGGTCGAGTTCAACGCCGCCGGGGCCCCGGTCCACTACGTCGACTCCCCTCCCGGCGTGCCGCCGCATCTGCAGCAGGGCGTCGTCGAGGCGGCCACGGCGCTCGATCGGGCGCGGCTTGGCGTGACCGGCAACCCAGAGATCGAGACCCGCATCGCCGCGTACGAGACGGCGTTTCGGATGCAAACCTCGGTCCCGCAGTTGATGGACGTCTCCGACGAGCCGCAACACGTGCTCGACCTGTACGGCGCCACGCCGGGGGACGGATCGTTCGCGTCGAACTGCCTGCTGGCCCGGCGATTGGCCGAGCGCGGCGTGCGGTTCATCCATCTCTACCACCGCGGTTGGGACCATCACGACGGCATCCGCAAGCACATGACCACCTGCTGCGGTCTGACCGACCGGGCGACCTACGCCCTTGTCGCCGATCTCAAGCAGCGCGGCATGCTGGACGACACGCTGGTGATCTGGGGGGGCGAGTTCGGCCGCACGCCGATGTCGCAGGGGACGACCGACCCCGACGCGGTCGGCCGCGACCACCACATCGCCGGCTTCACGATGTGGATCGCCGGCGGCGGCGTGCGGGCCGGGACCACGTTCGGGGCCACCGACGACCTGGGCTATCACGCCGTCCAAGACCCCGTGCCCGTGCGCAACCTGCACGCGACGATGCTCCACCTGTTGGGCGTCGACCACCGCCGGTTCACGTACCCATTCCAGGGGCTCGACATGAAGCTGACCGGGGTGAAGGAAGCCGAGGTGGTCCGCGGCGTGCTGGCGTAG